The Thamnophis elegans isolate rThaEle1 chromosome Z, rThaEle1.pri, whole genome shotgun sequence genome contains a region encoding:
- the LOC116520617 gene encoding cathelicidin-related peptide Oh-Cath-like, which translates to MEGSFWKTWLVVGALLVFGCSSLPHKPLTYEKAVDLAVAIYNSKAGEDCVYRLLEALAEPQWDPISDSHEELNFTIKETMCLLEDVVFFDECDFKEDGVVRQCTGYYYFDERPPVVVLTCEEKEEKKEEEEEEKKEEGKEAEKQEEKEEEEKDQPKREKRFLRVFRKLKKGLKKLFKRKKVVAGYVTA; encoded by the exons ATGGAAGGGAGCTTCTGGAAGACCTGGCTGGTGGTTGGAGCGCTTCTGGTCTTCGGGTGCTCCTCGCTGCCACATAAGCCCTTGACCTATGAGAAGGCTGTGGACCTCGCGGTGGCCATCTACAATAGCAAAGCAGGGGAAGACTGTGTATATCGTCTCCTGGAGGCTCTTGCTGAGCCTCAGTGG GATCCTATTTCCGATAGCCACGAAGAGTTGAACTTCACCATCAAGGAGACCATGTGCCTGTTGGAAGATGTGGTTTTCTTCGATGAATGTGACTTCAAAGAAGACGGG GTGGTCAGGCAATGTACTGGCTACTACTACTTTGATGAGAGGCCTCCAGTGGTTGTACTCACTTGT gaggagaaggaggagaagaaggaagaggaagaggaggagaagaaggaagaagggaaggaagcagagaaacaggaggagaaggaggaggaggagaag GATCAGCCGAAACGGGAGAAGAGATTCCTCAGAGTTTTCAGAAAGCTGAAGAAAGGGCTTAAGAAACTCTTCAAGAGAAAGAAGGTGGTCGCCGGATACGTCACCGCCTAA
- the LOC116522639 gene encoding cathelicidin-related peptide Oh-Cath-like yields the protein MDGFFWKIWLAVGALTIGGTSSLPRKPLTYDKAVELGVAIYNSKAGEDSLYRLLEAVPQPEWDTRTESNQELNFTMKETVCPVEDEHPLEECDFQENGVVRQCRSYYFFEERPPVIVLTCVTVDGLGEKKREEEEKKEEGKEAEEKQEEKEEKPRRVKRFKKFFNKIKKGVKKIIKKTTVVLGAHFRW from the exons atggacggGTTCTTCTGGAAGATCTGGCTGGCGGTTGGAGCTCTCACAATCGGTGGGACCTCCTCACTTCCACGCAAACCGCTGACGTATGACAAGGCCGTGGAGCTTGGCGTGGCTATCTACAATAGCAAAGCAGGAGAAGACTCCCTCTACCGTCTCCTGGAGGCTGTTCCTCAGCCTGAGTGG GATACCAGGACTGAAAGCAATCAAGAGCTGAACTTCACCATGAAGGAGACGGTGTGTCCAGTGGAAGACGAACATCCCTTGGAGGAATGCGACTTCCAAGAAAATGGG GTGGTCAGACAATGCAGAAGCTACTACTTCTTCGAGGAGAGGCCCCCGGTGATTGTACTCACCTGTGTAACTGTGGATGGGctgggggagaagaagagagaagaggaggagaagaaggaagaagggaaggaagcagaggagaagcaggaggagaaggaggagaag CCCAGGAGGGTCAAGAGATTCAAGAAATTTTTCAATAAGATCAAGAAGGGAGTCAAGAAAATCATCAAGAAAACCACAGTGGTCCTTGGTGCCCATTTCCGCTGGTAA